The following coding sequences are from one Macaca mulatta isolate MMU2019108-1 chromosome 7, T2T-MMU8v2.0, whole genome shotgun sequence window:
- the ALDH6A1 gene encoding methylmalonate-semialdehyde/malonate-semialdehyde dehydrogenase [acylating], mitochondrial: MAAVVAAAAAAVRARILQVSSKVKSNSAWYSASSFSSSVPAVKLFIDGKFVESKSDKWIEIHNPATNEVIGRVPQATKAEMDAAIASCKRAFPAWADTSVLSRQQVLLRYQQLIKENLKEIAKLITLEQGKTLADAEGDVFRGLQVVEHACSVTSLMMGETMPSITKDMDLYSYRLPLGVCAGIAPFNFPAMIPLWMFPMAMVCGNTFLMKPSERVPGATMLLAKLLQDSGAPDGTLNIIHGQHEAVNFICDHPDIKAISFVGSNQAGEYIFERGSRHGKRVQANMGAKNHGVVMPDANKENTLNQLVGAAFGAAGQRCMALSTAVLVGEAKKWLPELVERAKNLRVNAGDQPGADLGPLITPQAKERVCNLIDSGTKEGASILLDGRKIKVKGYENGNFVGPTIISNVKPNMTCYKEEIFGPVLVVLETETLDEAIQIVNNNPYGNGTAIFTTNGATARKYAHLVDVGQVGVNVPIPVPLPMFSFTGSRSSFRGDTNFYGKQGIQFYTQLKTITSQWKEEDATLSSPAVAMPTMGR; this comes from the exons ccAGCTGTAAAGCTCTTCATTGATGGGAAATTTGTTGAATCCAAAAGTGACAAATGGATCGAGATCCACAACCCA GCCACCAATGAGGTCATTGGTCGGGTCCCTCAGGCCACCAAGGCAGAAATGGATGCAGCCATTGCTTCCTGCAAACGTGCTTTTCCTGCATGGGCAGACACTTCAGTATTAAGCCGCCAGCAGGTCTTGCTCCGCTATCAACAACTTATTAAAGAAAACTTG AAAGAAATTGCCAAGTTAATCACATTGGAACAAGGGAAGACCCTAGCTGATGCTGAAGGAGATGTATTTCGAGGCCTTC AGGTGGTTGAGCATGCCTGTAGTGTGACATCCCTCATGATGGGAGAGACCATGCCATCCATCACCAAAGACATGGACCTTTATTCCTACCGTCTGCCTCTGGGAGTGTGTGCAGGCATTGCTCCATTCAATTTTCCCGCCATGATCCCCCTTTGGATGTTTCCCATGGCCATGGTGTGTGGAAATACCTTCCTAATGAAACCATCCGAGCGAGTCCCTGGAGCAACTATGCTTCTTGCTAAGTTGCTCCAGGATTCTGGTGCCCCTGATGGAACATTAAACATCATCCATGGACAACATGAAG ctGTAAATTTTATTTGCGATCATCCGGACATCAAAGCAATCAGCTTTGTGGGATCCAACCAGGCAGGAGAGTATATCTTCGAGAGAGGATCAAGACATGGCAAGAGGGTTCAAGCCAATATG ggagcCAAGAACCATGGGGTAGTCATGCCAGATGCCAATAAGGAAAATACCCTGAACCAGCTGGTTGGGGCAGCATTTGGAGCTGCTGGTCAGCGCTGCATGGCTCTTTCAACAGCAGTCCTTGTGGGAGAAGCCAAGAAGTGGCTGCCAGAGCTGGTGGAGCGTGCCAAAAACCTGAGAGTCAATGCAG GAGATCAGCCTGGAGCTGATCTTGGCCCTCTGATCACTCCCCAGGCCAAAGAGCGAGTCTGTAATCTGATTGATAGTGGAACAAAGGAGGGAGCTTCCATCCTTCTTGATGGACgaaaaattaaagtgaaaggCTATGAAAATGGTAACTTTGTTGGACCAACCATCATCTCGAATGTCAAG CCAAATATGACCTGTTACAAAGAGGAGATTTTTGGTCCAGTTCTTGTGGTTCTGGAGACAGAAACATTGGATGAAGCCATCCAGATTGTAAATAACAACCCATATGGAAATGGAACTGCCATCTTCACCACCAATGGAGCTACTGCTCGGAAATATGCCCACTTGGTGGATGTCGGACAG GTGGGAGTGAATGTCCCCATTCCAGTGCCTTTGCCAATGTTCTCATTCACCGGCTCTCGATCCTCCTTCAGGGGAGACACCAATTTCTATGGCAAACAG gGCATCCAATTCTACACTCAGTTAAAGACCATTACTTCTCAGTGGAAAGAAGAGGATGCTACTCTTTCCTCACCTGCTGTTGCCATGCCTACCATGGGCCGTTAG